GACAACATCATGGCTGGTCAGCTGGGCCGCGCGGCGATGCAGAGCGTAGCGTATCAGCTCGGCGTGCCCGGCCCACGCGAGGAATACGTGGTCACCCGGACCTGGGCGCAGCAGCCAGCAGTGATCCGGGAAGCCTTTGGCGACGAGCCCTCCGACATGGGCAAGCTGTACAAGGCCCACGTCGGTGGGGATGAACAGTTTGGCCGGCTGTATTTCGCGGTCAGGCAAGCTACGCCAGCGGGTGAGCGCTTTGTCACCCAGCAGCTGCTTTCTCCGCCCCGCATGGCCGGTATTCTGTCCCCGGCACAGGGTCGGCTGGTCAATCTGGCGCTCATTGGTCTGGGGAGTGCCCTGGTCGTAGGCCTGGTCGTGATTCTGTTGTGGAGGAGGATTTCCACACCCATTGCAGCGCTGGGAAGCTGGGCCGCAGGCCTCAACGAGCGCAACCTCAACGAGCCCGTGCCGGACTTCGTCTACCCCGAGCTGAACCGGTTCGCCGAGTTGATGCGCAACAGCCTGGACACCGCGCAGCAGGGGCTGCAGCGCGAGCAGGCGTTCCTCAGCCACACCAGCCACGAGCTGCGAACGCCCATCAGCGTAGTACGCAACAATGTGGAGCTCCTGCGGAAGATCCAGAGCTCATCAGCTCACGCACCGGATCCGCGGGAAACGGAAATCGTCAATCGTATTGATCGTGCCAGCCTGACCATGAAGAACGTGACCGAGACGCTGCTGTGGTTGGGCCGGGATGACCGCGCTACGCACCCTTCCAGCGACATTCGTCTCGATCAGCTGATCGCCGAGCTGGTCGACGGCTTGCGCTATCTGCTCTCAACCGGGGTGCAGTTGAGCCTCGATCTGTCCGCATCCCAACAGTATCTGCCCGAATCGCCGACCCGCATTGTGCTCGGCAATCTGATCCGCAATGCGTTCCAGCATACTCGGGAGGGTACGGTGGAAATATTTCAGCGCGGCGGCTTCGTGCGGATCGTCAACACGCCGCGTGATGCAGGAGAAACATCCGCCGATACCGGTTTCGGGCTAGGCCTGAAACTTACCGAGCGCTTTACCGAGCGGCTCGGCTGGGACTACTTGAATGAGCCTGCTGGTGCTGGACGCCGCGTGGAGGTCACCTTGATCGAGATGCCGGCGCCGGCAGAGCCCGTCGCCGAGGATGTTAACCACTCGTTAACGGTGCATCGGCGATAGTGGGCACAAGCGGGCAGGACCCGCACCTTTTCAGGAGATTCCCATGATCGATGCACAGACCACAGAACATGCTTCCAGACAACGTATCCGCTGCCGCTGGCTGCGCCGCGGCGCAATCTGCAAGCGCTCGGAGCCGACCGGCAAACTCGAGATGAACCAGGATTCCCCACGGCGCGGCTGAATCGTCGGCGTGGCCTGACGCTTCGATTCTCGGCATACTCTGCGGCCCCTCCCCGAACGGCTCGCCAATGAAACGCTTCGTCCTGCTCGATACCGCTCCGATTCCCAACGACGGCGGAGCGCTCTGCCTGTTCGAGTATGGCGAGGACTTCGTCGTCAAGTTGCAGAGCGGCAAGGGCGGCCAGCTGATGAATACGCGCATGCATGGTTCCGAAGATGCGCTGGCGGAGATCCCCTGTAAACGCATTGCCTCGCGCCAGAACGTTCGGGTGCTGATCGGCGGACTGGGGATGGGCTTTACGCTGGCAGCCGCGCTCAAGCAGCTGCGTGACGACGCAACGGTCAGCGTTGCGGAACTGGTCCCCGGCGTCATCGAATGGAACCGCGGCGCGTTGGGCGAGCGCGCCGGTTTACCGCTGAACGACAACCGCACCAAGCTTATCAACGATGATGTGGTCAATGTGCTCAAGGCATCTGCGACCAGCTTCGATGCGATCATGCTCGATATTGACAATGGCCCCGAGGGGCTGACCCATCAGCACAACACCTGGCTATATTCGGCGGGCGGTCTCGCTGCGTGTTCACGGGCCCTTCGCCCGGGCGGATTGCTGGCAGTATGGTCAGCCAGCATGGATCGCCAGTTCTCCACCCGCCTCGTCCAGGCCGGTTTCAGCACCGAGCAGGTCCAGGTGTATGCGCACGGCAATCGTGGAGCCAGGCATACGATCTGGATCGGAACGAAAAAGTCCTCCTCCGGACCCGGCTGAGCGCTACACTCAAGCCGTACAGACGAGGAGTCGATGATGTCGTCCCATGGTGATCGCCGAAACCGCGAAGCGGGCTATCGTGAAAAGGCGCTGAAGATGTATCCCTGGGTGTGCGGTCGCTGCGCACGGGAGTTTACCGGCAAGCGCGTCAGCGAGCTGACCGTGCACCACCGCGACCATAATCATGACAACAACCCCGAAGACGGCTCGAACTGGGAGCTGCTATGTCTGTTCTGCCACGATAACGAACACGCCCGTTACACCGATCAGCAGTATTTCAGCGAGTCGTCGACCGCCTCCCCGCAAACGAGGCCGGCCACACATAAGGCTTTCGAAGGGCTGGGTGCATTGCTGCGCAAGCCCGACGGCGACTGACCGCTTCAGTCATTTTTCATGAGCTGATCCGACCAGGCGGTCGATGAGTTGGCGCATGTTCACCCAGTGCGTGCCCTCCCAGAAGATTCGCTCACAGGCATCACAGACGAAGAAGGCATCGTGCCGCGCAATCACCCGCTCCGGCAGACGATCGAGCACGTCACGTTTGTCTACCCGCCGAAATGTCACGTTGCAACCCAGGCAACGACTTAGGGGCCGCATGCGTCCTCGCAGGTCGAAACGCCGATGCACTTCAACCAGCTGTTCACGAGGTTCGATGGCGTCGACGTGACACCCAAGCCGGACCACACGCCGTTTTAGCAGCTCACGGTCCCGCGTAAGCACGATCCGATGCTCGCGACAGGCAAGCGCTGCGAGCTCGGCGTCGTCGTAACAGTTGTCGTAGAGGGTGTCGAACCCGGTCATTCGCAGCAAGCGCGCTAGCGCGCCCAGGTGCGAGTCGGCAACGAACCGCGGCGTACCGGCATAAGGATCGTTGGAGTTCGGTGCAAGGCATGCCGGGCCCCACGGAAACACGTCGATTCGGTCTCCGTCGCCGATCGCTGCGTCAAGCGTGCTTGCCGCCCCGTTTACAACGACCAACCCCACCTCGGTGTGCGGCACGCCGAGCGCCTCGACCATGTGCTTCACGCTCGCATGCCGAGCGCAGCGCCGGCTGAACGCATGCGCCCTGTGCTCCATTGCGAGGAAGCGATTAAGCCTGGCGTTGAAGCAGAAAATCGCGGTGGTCATGGCACCACTATGGCAGGAATGGCGAGCTTGTGCGGTGCTGTCCGACAGGCGCGCCGTCAGTCGAGTCCACTAACGGCTGACAATGCGTAGAAAGTTAAGAAAACATGAAACAATTATATGAAAGTGGACAACCACATTGACCACATAGTCAACGAAATGACGTTTTGAGAAGTGTAACTTGAAAGTGCCAACTTATTGACCGATAAGTTTAAACTAAAGAATAGTGGCCATAAAGTATCATTTGAATATCAAAGGCTATATAAACTCAAACCGCTCGTCGCCAATATCGGCAGCGACCTCAAAAACATTACGTAGTTCCCTTTTTTTTAATTTTTTTTTAAATAAGATCGCACCTGCCCACTTCACATCAACGTAACACAGGAGCGTTTTGGCAGGAGTTCGTTAGTACCTGCCCCGCTGCGATCTACATAAAAAAGGATCTACTCATGACTCTCGGAACTCGGAATTCTGCCCGGCGCTGGCTATCGATACTCGCCTTCACTCTGGCAGCAGGCAGCCTGCAGGGCTGTATCGGCGGCGGTGGCGGTGGCGGCGGTGGAAGCACCACCAGCAGCGGCCCTCAGCCTACCCAGACTGTCACTGAAGAGCAGCCGTTGCAGCTGATTACCGAGTCTCCAACTCAACCGACCCTGACCAGTCCTTCGCCGTCCCAGGGTGCCACTTCCGGAACTGGCGAAAGCGGCAGCAATACCAGTTCCGGCTCCACCGGAAACGTAGTTAACAAAGATCCGAATCTTGGCACCGGCATGCTTGAACTTATCGGCTTAAACATCGCCGGTGCCGAGTTTACCAGCAGCGAGTTGCCCGGGAAACATAATACTCACTACTTCTTCCCGAGAGAGGGTGATTTTGATAAGTGGAGTTTGAAAGGAGTCAAATCCGTGCGTTTCCCTATCAAGTGGGAGCGCCTGCAGCCGGTTCTCAATGGCGAGTTTGACCCAACTTACGCCGGTCTTATCGATACTATGTTTACCCAGGCTACAAGGGCGAACATGGCGATCATCCTGGACATTCATAACTATGGCCGGTATCGCAAGAACGTGATAGGAAGCGCTGAGGTTCCTTATGCCGCCTACCAGAACCTGATGGAGCGGATTGCCAAGAGATGGCAGGGCCGCAGCTCGCTGTACGCCTACGACATCATGAACGAGCCGTACGGTGACGCCGACAAGACCTGGTTGGTGGCTGCGCAAAAAGGCATCGACGGGGTACGCAAGTACGATCGCCAGCGCCCTATCTATGTGGAAGGCATGTCTTGGTCAAGCGCCGCGCGCTGGGCAACTCACAGCAACGAGCTGCTGAAGCTGAACGATCCGATGGACAATCTGGTGTTCTCCGCCCACCTCTATCTGGATTCCGATGCGAGCGGCCAGAAATACAGCACGGATCTGACGGTCGATCCGATGGTCGGTGTGAAGCGGGCCACGCCTTTCATCAACTGGCTGAAGAAGAACGGCAAGCGCGGGCAGATCGGCGAGTCCGGCATTCCGGACGATCCGCGCTACCTGGAGGCGATGGATAACCTGCTGGGCTACCTGCAGCAGAATTGCATACCGATGACTTACTGGGCCGCTGGCCGGGCCTGGGGCGGCTATACCCTGTCGGCCGAGCCGTACAAGGACGGCACGGACAAGGGACAGTGGAAGTTGCTGGAAAAGTATCTGGGCAAGGGCAACTGTTCCGACTACGGTCCGAGTGCATGAACCTTTGGCGGGCAACCTTCTGGTTGCCCGCTTTTTTTTGCTCCTTCAGCGCATCGTCGGGTAGTCCGTATAACCCTTCGCGCCGCCGCCATACAGCGTACTGCCATCCAGCGCATTCCAGTCTGCTCCCACCTCTATACGCTCCGCCAGATCCGGGTTGGCTATATAGGCACGACCAAACGCCACCAGATCCGCTTCGCCATTGACAATCGTCGCTTCAGCCGACTCGGCCGTGTGGCCTCCGCAGTGGATCATCGTGCCGCTGTAAGTATCTCTGAGCGAGCGATACAGCTCGTCAAATCCCTCATAGGTGCCACCTGCCCAGTCCGGCTTGTTTACATGAACATAGGCCAGACCTTTGTCATTCAGCTGCTGGAGCAGATAGCTGAAGGTTTCCGTCGGATCAGCATCATGAACGTCGTTGAAGGTGCCCATCGGAGAAAGACGGATACCTACCCGTGAGCTGTCTGCCACCTCGGCAATGACCGCGTCGATCACCTCCAGTACCAGGCGAGCACGGTTTTCCAGGCTGCCACCGTACTGGTCGGTACGCTGGTTGCTGTCCGAGCAGAGGAACTGATCGAGCAGGTAACCATTGGCCGCATGCACTTCGACCCCGTCAAACCCGGCGGCCATGGCATTGGCTGCCGCTGCACGATAGGCCTCCACAACGCCGGCGATCTCCGATGTTTCCAGCGCGCGAGGCATGGCAGTACGCGCCTTGTGCGCAGAACCGTCCGGCTCGACAACGAAGCAATCGGCCTGAGCCTGGATGGCCGAGGGCGCCACCGGAGCCGCTCCGCCTGGTTGCAGGAGCGGATGCGAGATACGACCGACATGCCAGAGCTGCATGAAAATCCGCCCACCTGCGCGGTGAACCCGGTCAGTAACCTGCTTCCAGCCTTCAACCTGTTCCTGACTGTGAATGCCCGGCGTCCATGCATAGCCCTGCCCTTCCGGACAGATCTGTGTAGCCTCGCTGATGATGAGCCCGGCATTGGCCCGTTGCGCGTAGTATTCGGCATTCAACGGCCCAGGCACATTACCGGGCTGCAGCGCGCGCTGGCGGGTCAGTGGCGCCATGACGATACGGTTGGGCAGGTCCAGGGGTCCGAGTCTGACGGGTTTGAGCAGTGCGTTCTGGGGCATGGAGCAACTCCTTGGTGGTTTCGGGCCATGATACCAATGGAACGGCCTCGCAGCGGTTGCAACGAGGGTAGACTGAGCTGACGTCATTCCTGGTACCTGCCGCTTCAACCACATCCGAAGCAGCAATGTGCTGTTAGTTCAAATGAGCGAGCCCTCATGGATCTGTTGTTTCTTGGCACGTCTTCAGGCACACCCACCCGCTCGCGCAATGTCAGCGGCCTGGCGCTGATTGAAGAGACCGGTAAACGCTGGTATCTGATCGATTGCGGCGAAGCCACGCAGCACCAGTTGCTTCGCACTCCGCTTTCGTTGCATGGCCTGACGGCGATCTTCATCACGCATGTGCACGGCGATCACTGCTACGGCTTGCCCGGCCTGCTCGCGAGTGCCGGTATGTCGGGCCGCCGTGAACCACTGGACATCATCGCGCCAGCGGGCATAGAAAACTGGATTCTTGCCACACTGCGCATGTCGCACACACATCTGCCATTCGAGCTGCGCTTTCACGCAACCGAGCAACTCGCCGAATGGCGCAACGTCAGTCTTTACGTCGAACGCGGTGAGTTGTCTCATCGTGTACCCTGTTTTGGATACAGCTTTACCGAGACCCGGCCCGACCCGAAGCTCGATGTCGACAAGCTGGTCCGAAGCGGAGTGCCGCGAGGCCCCATCTGGGGCGAGTTGGCTCGAGGGAAGGATGCCGTACTGGACGGCCGAAGGCTGCGAAGCGAGGAGTATCTGACGTTTGGCCGACCTCCGCGACGCATCGTCGTAGGGGGCGATAACGACCGACCGGAGCTTCTGAGCGACCTGTGCCGCTCAGCGGATGTGCTGGTCCATGAGGCGACCTATACACAGGATATCGCTGCCCGAGGGAAGACCCACTTCGGACACAGCACCGCCATCTCCGTTGCCAGCTTTGCCGAAGCGATGACGATCCCCAATCTGCTATTGACGCACTTCAGCGCCCGCTATCAGACAAACCCCGAGCGCAGCCCATCGATCGAGGACCTGCGCTGCGAAGCATCATCGGTGTACGGCGGACGCTTGTTTCTCGCTGAGGATCTGGCTCGCTACCGCCTGGGCCGCGATGGGCGAGTCGAACAGTTGGCAGGTCCGCCGGGGTGACCAACACATGCCTTGCGGACCGTGCCTTGCCTATCGCAGGATTCTGGCGGTCAGCTCTGCCATATTGGCGGCGATAATTTGCAGTCGTTCGCTTGCAGCGGCAGTGCGGCCGACGTTCTGCTGATTGGTCTCGCCAATATCCCTGATCTGCGCGACGTTGCGTGTCATGTCGTCAACTACCGCATTCTGCTCTTCTGCGGCGGTGGCGATCTGACGGTTCATCTCTCGGATCG
Above is a window of Halopseudomonas nanhaiensis DNA encoding:
- a CDS encoding spermidine synthase codes for the protein MKRFVLLDTAPIPNDGGALCLFEYGEDFVVKLQSGKGGQLMNTRMHGSEDALAEIPCKRIASRQNVRVLIGGLGMGFTLAAALKQLRDDATVSVAELVPGVIEWNRGALGERAGLPLNDNRTKLINDDVVNVLKASATSFDAIMLDIDNGPEGLTHQHNTWLYSAGGLAACSRALRPGGLLAVWSASMDRQFSTRLVQAGFSTEQVQVYAHGNRGARHTIWIGTKKSSSGPG
- a CDS encoding Mut7-C ubiquitin/RNAse domain-containing protein produces the protein MTTAIFCFNARLNRFLAMEHRAHAFSRRCARHASVKHMVEALGVPHTEVGLVVVNGAASTLDAAIGDGDRIDVFPWGPACLAPNSNDPYAGTPRFVADSHLGALARLLRMTGFDTLYDNCYDDAELAALACREHRIVLTRDRELLKRRVVRLGCHVDAIEPREQLVEVHRRFDLRGRMRPLSRCLGCNVTFRRVDKRDVLDRLPERVIARHDAFFVCDACERIFWEGTHWVNMRQLIDRLVGSAHEK
- a CDS encoding sensor histidine kinase; translated protein: MMRLLGLKGLVLITLLTLGLALVAGYTFISARSYVSGMDNIMAGQLGRAAMQSVAYQLGVPGPREEYVVTRTWAQQPAVIREAFGDEPSDMGKLYKAHVGGDEQFGRLYFAVRQATPAGERFVTQQLLSPPRMAGILSPAQGRLVNLALIGLGSALVVGLVVILLWRRISTPIAALGSWAAGLNERNLNEPVPDFVYPELNRFAELMRNSLDTAQQGLQREQAFLSHTSHELRTPISVVRNNVELLRKIQSSSAHAPDPRETEIVNRIDRASLTMKNVTETLLWLGRDDRATHPSSDIRLDQLIAELVDGLRYLLSTGVQLSLDLSASQQYLPESPTRIVLGNLIRNAFQHTREGTVEIFQRGGFVRIVNTPRDAGETSADTGFGLGLKLTERFTERLGWDYLNEPAGAGRRVEVTLIEMPAPAEPVAEDVNHSLTVHRR
- a CDS encoding ribonuclease Z; the protein is MDLLFLGTSSGTPTRSRNVSGLALIEETGKRWYLIDCGEATQHQLLRTPLSLHGLTAIFITHVHGDHCYGLPGLLASAGMSGRREPLDIIAPAGIENWILATLRMSHTHLPFELRFHATEQLAEWRNVSLYVERGELSHRVPCFGYSFTETRPDPKLDVDKLVRSGVPRGPIWGELARGKDAVLDGRRLRSEEYLTFGRPPRRIVVGGDNDRPELLSDLCRSADVLVHEATYTQDIAARGKTHFGHSTAISVASFAEAMTIPNLLLTHFSARYQTNPERSPSIEDLRCEASSVYGGRLFLAEDLARYRLGRDGRVEQLAGPPG
- a CDS encoding YajD family HNH nuclease — protein: MMSSHGDRRNREAGYREKALKMYPWVCGRCAREFTGKRVSELTVHHRDHNHDNNPEDGSNWELLCLFCHDNEHARYTDQQYFSESSTASPQTRPATHKAFEGLGALLRKPDGD
- a CDS encoding glycoside hydrolase family 5 protein, coding for MTLGTRNSARRWLSILAFTLAAGSLQGCIGGGGGGGGGSTTSSGPQPTQTVTEEQPLQLITESPTQPTLTSPSPSQGATSGTGESGSNTSSGSTGNVVNKDPNLGTGMLELIGLNIAGAEFTSSELPGKHNTHYFFPREGDFDKWSLKGVKSVRFPIKWERLQPVLNGEFDPTYAGLIDTMFTQATRANMAIILDIHNYGRYRKNVIGSAEVPYAAYQNLMERIAKRWQGRSSLYAYDIMNEPYGDADKTWLVAAQKGIDGVRKYDRQRPIYVEGMSWSSAARWATHSNELLKLNDPMDNLVFSAHLYLDSDASGQKYSTDLTVDPMVGVKRATPFINWLKKNGKRGQIGESGIPDDPRYLEAMDNLLGYLQQNCIPMTYWAAGRAWGGYTLSAEPYKDGTDKGQWKLLEKYLGKGNCSDYGPSA
- a CDS encoding alkene reductase, producing the protein MPQNALLKPVRLGPLDLPNRIVMAPLTRQRALQPGNVPGPLNAEYYAQRANAGLIISEATQICPEGQGYAWTPGIHSQEQVEGWKQVTDRVHRAGGRIFMQLWHVGRISHPLLQPGGAAPVAPSAIQAQADCFVVEPDGSAHKARTAMPRALETSEIAGVVEAYRAAAANAMAAGFDGVEVHAANGYLLDQFLCSDSNQRTDQYGGSLENRARLVLEVIDAVIAEVADSSRVGIRLSPMGTFNDVHDADPTETFSYLLQQLNDKGLAYVHVNKPDWAGGTYEGFDELYRSLRDTYSGTMIHCGGHTAESAEATIVNGEADLVAFGRAYIANPDLAERIEVGADWNALDGSTLYGGGAKGYTDYPTMR